Sequence from the Erythrolamprus reginae isolate rEryReg1 chromosome 2, rEryReg1.hap1, whole genome shotgun sequence genome:
TGCAAATAATCCCAACAGAAATTCCTGAAGAAATATCTATAAATAAGTGGGGAAGGAAGAAACCTGAAAAGAAGCACAATTGTAGAGAAAAATCTATTCTTGACTGTGTGGAAATGGATCGTTTCCTGACCAAATGTGATTCCCAAGAAAATACGGGGAAATGTCAAAATAGAAAAAGATTCAAAGCAAACCCCAAAGTTAGTAACCATTGCAAACCTGGAAAAAGCTCCAGCCGTTATGATCTTCGTTCACGTAAAATGAACCAGGCAAGGGAGAAGCCCTACAACAGTGTGAACTGTGGAAAAAGCATTGCGAGAAAAGGTAATTTAACGTCTCATAAAAAGATCCATAAATGTGTGGATTCTGGAAAAAGGTTCAGCCTGAAGAGTTCGCTTGCTTCCCGTAAAAGGACACATACTGGAGAAAAACCCTTTAAGTGCATAAAATGTGGGAAGAGCTTCTCAACTAGTAGTTATCTGATATGCCACAAAAGGATCCATTCAGGGGAAAAACCTTATAAATGtgtggattgtgggaaaaggttcCGTGTGAAGGGTTcccttatttcccataaaaggatacATACTACGGAAAAACCCTTTAAATGTATAcaatgtgggaagagcttcaaAAGTATGAGTTACCTGATGAGCCATAGGAGGGTCCATTCAAGGGAAACACCTTATAAGTGTgcggattgtgggaaaaggttcGGTATGAAGAGTTCCCTTACGTCCCATCAAAGAATCCACAcgggagaaaaaccctataaatgcacggagtgtgggaagagcttcaggGCAAACAGTGCCCTTAATTGTCACAAACGGATCCATACAGGGGCAAAACCCTACAAATGCCTAGACTGTGGGAAGAGCTTCCGGCAAAGCAGCAGCCTTGCTTCCCACGAACGTATCCACACAGGGGCAAAACCATATGAATGTGTGGATTGTGGGCAGAGGTTCAGTGTGAAGAGTTCGCTTACTTcccatcaaaggacgcatactggagaaaaaccctttaagtgcatagaatgtgggaagagcttcacCACTAGTAGTTCCCTCTTGAGCCATAAAAGGATCCATTCAAGGGAAAAACCTTACAAATGTGAGGATTGTGGGCAAAGGTTCAGTAGGAAGTATTCCCTTACTTCCCATCAAAGGACACACACTGGAGAAAGACCCTATAAATGCACAGAATGTGGGAAGAGTTTCAAAAGTAGTACTTCCCTGATGTGCCATAGAAAGATCCACTCGGGGGAAAAACCTCATGAATGTGaggattgtgggaaaaggttcaCTACAAAGTGTTCCCTTACGTCCCATAAAAGGGTACATACAGAAGACAAACCCTTTAAATGCACGGAGTGCGGGAAGAGCTTCAAGGGGAAGTGTTCTCTTAATATTCATAAagtgatccacacaggagaaaaaccctataaatgcctaCTCTGTGGGAAGGGCTTCACCCAAAGCGGAGGCCTTGTTTCCCATAaacggatccacacaggagaaaaaccctatgaATGCACGGAGTGCGGGAAGAGCTTCAGTGTCAAGAGTTCCCTTACTTCTCATAaacggatccacacaggagaaaaaccctataaatgcctaGATTGTGGGAAGAGCTTTAGGCAAAGCTGTGAGCTTGGTTCACATAAACttgtccacacaggagaaaaaccctataaatgcacggagtgtggaaagagctatACAAGTAGCAGTTACCTGATCCTCCATAAACgggtccacacaggagagaaaccctatacctgtctggagtgtggaaagagcttcagtatCAAGACTTCTCTTGCTTCTCACGAGAGGATCCAcagaggagagaaaccctataaatgtatagagtgtgggaagagcttccaCCGAAGCAGTCAACTTAGTTTCCATAACAGGAAacatacaggagaaaaaccttaCAAGTGCgcagagtgtggaaagacctttgctgccAGTAGGTCTTTGACTTCCCATAaacggatccacacaggagagaaaccctataaatgcctTGAATGCGGGAAGAGCTACAGACATAGCGCTAACCTTTTTCTCCATAAGAGGATTCACACCAAGGGGAAATAAAAATGTACGTAATGCAGGAGGAGTTTTTGCGAAGACAATACTTCTCAAGAAAGAATCCACAGAGGGCAGATGGTGGATAAAAAGGATAAAAAAAGACAGAATATTTTAAACATGTTTTATCTGTGGTTAGGCAATAGAGGTAATAATTAGAAGTTGGAGGATTATTTCTAGGTataagtgaataataataatattactattactatgtaCAATAATTTGACCCAGGCAGTACACTGTTTACTAAGCagttatgtaaataaatatttttttaaataaaaaagcttTCTTCCTTTTATTAATATGATCCACATACAGGATGGAAGGGAGATCCTTTATGGACTGAAGTGTCCTTAGTTTGTGTAAAAGGATCCACTATGATATGAAACCGTGTAAGGCATGGGGTGAGAAAATCAAGGCATGCGGACCAGATAGGGCCAGAAACGTGTTTGGATCCGGCTTGAGCGGCCATCCTGGAACTTAAGGCGCTGACCTGTATTATTTGGCCCAGCCCACCACATCCCAGCGGGCTCGCATGCGCATAGGTGGAGGTAGGCGGACACATACAGAGGCCGGGGCCAGGCCATCCAGGCAGACGCAGGTACACAACAAATGATATAAGGATAAGCGAGGTCTGTGCATATGTGctcctgctgcttcctgtgcATACGCATGCTTTCTGTGAGGGTGTGGGCAGGGCCTGTGTTGTGCCTGTGCCCAGCGCCCGTTGTGCACAAGCATGACAGATGGGATGGGCAGGGTCAAAATACGTGAGCTAGACCCTTACCGTTTCCAGGGTGGCTGCACTTACTGGCCTTTCAGGTGTATTTCTGCACAGAGGGGGAGGCGTCTGGCAGCAGGGAAACCGAAACTGGTCCTCCAAGAAACAGGTACGGCGGTGACAGCATTGCCAGAGTTGGGGGTACAAGGGCTCCAAATGGCATCAAAAATTGAAAGTGTGaggcaaagtacagtgatacctcgtcttatgaacttcattggttccgggatgaggtttgtaaggtgaaaagttcgtaagacgaaacaatgtttcccataggaatcaatggaaaagcgattaatgcatgcaagcccaaaactcaccccttttgccagccgaagcccgtttttgcgctgctgggattcccctgaggctcccctccatggaaaacccaacttccggacttctgtgtttttgtgatgctgcaggggaatcccagcagcgcaaaaacgggtgcttcgctggcaacggaagtccagaggtggggtttcccagcgatgggagcctcagcaaaattgcagcattgcaaaaacacggaagtccttgaaaccccacctctggacttccgtgtttttgcaatgctgcgatttcgctgaggctcccctcgctgggaaaccccacctccggacttctgttgccagcaaagcacccgtttttacgctgctgggattcccctgtagcatcgcaaaaacatggaaatccggaggtggtgtttcccatggagcggagcctcaggggaatcccggcagtgcaaaaacgggtggttcgctggcaacggaagtccggaggcggggcatcccagtggctgcAGCTTGAgattgtaaggtgaaaatggtttggaagaagaggcaaaaaaatcttaaaccctggatttgtatctcgaaaagtttatgacgaggggtttgtatcactgTATTCCTCAAAAGTTCCAGTTTAtgagcagagccatgttggcacatctgggagaaatctGAATCGAAAGCTGCAGAGGTTTCACCACTGCACAAAAGGTAttgagactttttaaaaagttataataACAACACCCAAGGTGATTAAAGACCTGTggactaaaacatgaagaacgaaAGAAGCAGGATTTGAAATagggagaaattttctaacagtgagaacaattagccaatatagagtctgcggagaggggcggcatacaaatctaacaaataaataaataaaatagcagattgctttcagaagttgtgggagcttcatcactgaaagctttcaaaaagagactggtgGCCAACTataagaaatggtgtagggtctcttacttgggcagaggtgggttggattactgtttttcaaccagtgtgccgcggcacactagtgtgccgtgagacatggtcaggtgtgccgcgaagctcagagagagaaagaaaaagagagaaagaaaaagagaaagagaaagaaagagagagcaagagagagaaagcaagagaaagaaaacgagagaaagaaaaagagagagaaagaaagagaaagggagggaaggtgggagaaagacagggaggtagggagggagaaagagagcaaaaaagaggaaggaagagaaagaaagggatggagagagaaaaaagaaagggagagaaagggagggagagagaaatagagcgaaagggaggaagagagaatttttttgtccaaactcccccccccccccccggtcaatgtgccccatggttttgtaaatgtaattatttttatttttctccaccaaaaaaccccacccataAATAGCAAGACATAAACCTTCAATCGCACaccatacaaatcgaataaattattattattattattaataatatctcTTACAGAAAAGTAATTAAATATCCTAAATTACATTTCAAATTTCCAATTGTTTGGTCtgtccaaaaaagaaaaatatatctcaAGTAACAAATTTTAATCTTAAGGAGCGACAGACTAAACAATTTTTCTCACTTTTCCCTTCTAATAATCACATTCCTAAATGTTAATTTCTATTTCCAATCTATTCTAATTTAATTTTATGTTAACTTATTTATGTAATGCTGCCTCCCTTTCTATTTTTGCGATCTGAGTAATCACAATCATGTCTCATTtcttttattagaaacatagaaacatagaagtctgacggcagaaaaagacctcatggtccatctagtctgcccttatactattttctgtattttatcttaggatggatatatgtttatcccaggcatgtttaaattcagttactgtggatttatctaccacgtctgctggaagtttgttccaaggatctactactctttcagtaaaataatattttctcatgttgcttttgatctttcccccaactaacttcagattgtgtccccttgttcttgtgttcactttcctattaaaaacacttccctcctggaccttatttaaccctttaatatatttaaatgtttcgatcatgtccccccttttccttctgtcctccagactatacagattgagttcattaagtctttcctgatacgttttatgcttaagaccttccaccattcttgtattatattattaaattattttatttaattatattaaatcAACATTAAAAACTTtatctattttctttttcaaaccattcataaaatttcacccaaacGTTACAAAACCCGGAgtcttctttcattttcattgTCAGTTTATTCATTTTCACAGTCCATTATCTTTTTAATCATTCTCTGTTTGTATtctattcaattttcaattttgtgcatatactatTCCAGCTACCATGTGTACAATTaaatgtttcttctttattaaatgtCCCTGCCATTATGTCCAATAAGAATATTTCGGGTTTTAAACCAATACctttgttttaaaatcttttcaatccatgtttgaatctattttttggtttctgtgcaaatccaccacatatgataaaaagaagcAGGTACATACCTTTTGCTTCTTTCTACAACTTGAACAAGTAATTTTGGCCTTTAAGGATTTGTACTTTGAGtggatggtgggtgggtgggtccaAGTAGCGTCTATCGTACATTTATCTTCCCATTTAAtatcattaaataataaaatcattaaataataatattaaataatttataataatgttTCAATTGAATTAATCCAGCCAGCGATTCCACTCTTTCCCTTTGCAA
This genomic interval carries:
- the LOC139162897 gene encoding zinc finger protein 493-like, coding for MESPVFTESSFIGGAENTAGFLTQGPVSFGEVAIHFNNEEWLLLDPSQKALYEEVMMETSGMVASLAFDVQKKNNQEPGLVPLQIIPTEIPEEISINKWGRKKPEKKHNCREKSILDCVEMDRFLTKCDSQENTGKCQNRKRFKANPKVSNHCKPGKSSSRYDLRSRKMNQAREKPYNSVNCGKSIARKGNLTSHKKIHKCVDSGKRFSLKSSLASRKRTHTGEKPFKCIKCGKSFSTSSYLICHKRIHSGEKPYKCVDCGKRFRVKGSLISHKRIHTTEKPFKCIQCGKSFKSMSYLMSHRRVHSRETPYKCADCGKRFGMKSSLTSHQRIHTGEKPYKCTECGKSFRANSALNCHKRIHTGAKPYKCLDCGKSFRQSSSLASHERIHTGAKPYECVDCGQRFSVKSSLTSHQRTHTGEKPFKCIECGKSFTTSSSLLSHKRIHSREKPYKCEDCGQRFSRKYSLTSHQRTHTGERPYKCTECGKSFKSSTSLMCHRKIHSGEKPHECEDCGKRFTTKCSLTSHKRVHTEDKPFKCTECGKSFKGKCSLNIHKVIHTGEKPYKCLLCGKGFTQSGGLVSHKRIHTGEKPYECTECGKSFSVKSSLTSHKRIHTGEKPYKCLDCGKSFRQSCELGSHKLVHTGEKPYKCTECGKSYTSSSYLILHKRVHTGEKPYTCLECGKSFSIKTSLASHERIHRGEKPYKCIECGKSFHRSSQLSFHNRKHTGEKPYKCAECGKTFAASRSLTSHKRIHTGEKPYKCLECGKSYRHSANLFLHKRIHTKGK